The stretch of DNA TTTCGACGACGTGGAGCGCTTCCTGATGCGTTTCACCAGACGGGTTCTGACTCCGGGCCACTGCGTCGGGGTGATGGCGAACATGGCCGTGTCGCGCGTACGTCCCTCCTCGCCGGGTGCCAGCGAGGGCTGCCAGGCGTGCAGGACCCCCTCGAAGGTCGCGCCCAGCGCCTCGATCGCGCCGCGAACCACCTCATTGCGCGCGTCGGTCTTGATGTCCACGCGGTCCACGCCCCACTCCTCAAGGGCCTGCGTGAGCAGCAGGAGCTTAGCGGCCGGGTTGACGGCGGTACCGCGAACCGCCGGCGAGAGCCAGGAGGATCCGACCTCGACGGCGAAGAGCCGCCCGTCCGGCATCCACCGCGGCGTCAGGTACGCGGTGTGCCCGACGACGCGGCCGGTGTCGACCTCGACCTGGGCGAACGGTGCGTAGGTGCCCGTGTCGCGGCGGGCCAGACTGCGGGCCACGTAGTTCTCGACCTCGCCAGGCGTCGGCACCGTGGCGAAGGGGCTCGTCGCGGCATCCTCGGCGGCCTGCTGCAGCCCCGGCACGTGCTTGGGTGCAAGGGGCTCTAGACGTACGACATCCCCGGCCAGCACACCGCAGGTCAGGACGGGCGAAGGGGCATGTGACAGGGCGGTGCTCATGCTCCGATCATGGCAGCCGCAGTGCGGTCAGCGTCGGGATGCTTCAGCATGTGGTCTCATTGTCCCCGTGCTGCACGTCATCTTCTTCTCCCCGCGCATCCCCGGCAACACCGGGGCGGCGATCCGCCTGAGCGCCAACACCGGCTCCATGCTCCACCTCGTGGACCCCCTGTTCGACATGGACGACGCCAAGCTGCGCCGTGCCGGCCTGGACTACCACGAGCTGGCCAACACGCGCGTTCACGCCACCTGGCAGGAGTGCCTGGACCAGGTCCCCGGGCGCATCTTCGCCTTCACCTCCCGCACCGAGCGCCTCTACACCCAGGTCGACTGGCGCGGCGACGACGCCCTCCTGTTCGGCCCCGAGCCCACCGGCCTGCCCCAGGAGATCCTCGACCACCCACGGGTGAGCGCCCACCTGCGCATCCCCATGGTGGAGGGCAACCGCTCCCTCAATCTCGCCAACTCCGCCGCCATCGGCCTGTATGAGGCCTGGCGGTCCCTGGGCTTTGCCGGCGGGGCCTGAGGGCCTGTCTTAGACCCCGCCGCCTCAGAGCATGCCGGCGGGGCGGATCGCCAGGTCCTCCACGACCGCGTCCAGCGGGGTGTCGACGGCCAGGCGCACGGCCGCGGCCACTGACTGCGGCGCCATGTGGTCCGCCGCCCGGTACGCGGGGGTCGCCATGATCCCCTCGGTGCGCAGGCGCGCCGCGTTGAAGGCGTGCAACCGCTCCTGCATGGGGGTATCCACCCGGCCCGGGTAGATCGAGGTCACCCGCACCTTGCCCGCCTCCTCCTGGCGCAGTGTGTCGGCCAAGGACTTCAGCCCCGCCTTGGAGGCGGAGTAGAGGACGTTGCCCGAGCGGGGGCTCACTCCGGCACCGGAGTTGATGAACACCGTCAGCCCGCGGGCCTCCCGCAGCGCCGGCAGCAGCAGGCTGGTCAGGTACGCCGCTGCCACCAGGTTGAGGTTGAGCACCGCGCGCCAGCGCGTGGGCGTGATCTTGTCGACCGCTCCGGGAGCCTCCATTCCCGCACTGTGCACCAGCACGTCGAGGCTCTCGATGTCGATCCGGCTGATCAGCCGGGCCAGGGCTGTGTCGTCGGTCAGATCGACCGGGCAGATGAGGACCGCGGTCTGCGACTCCTCCTCCAGGGCGAGCGCCAGCTCCTCAAGGTCATTGGTGGAACGGGCCAGCAGGATGAGGTTGTGGTCCCGAGCCAGGTCCCTGGACACGGCCAGGCCGATCCCGGAGGTCGCCCCGGTGATCAGGGCGATGGGGCGGCGCTGGTGGCGGCCGGAGCCTGGGCGCGTGAAACCGTGGGCGGGAGTGAAGGGGGCGGACTCACCCTGTCGACGACGTCGGCCCGACTTGGAGGCGGCGGCGTCGACCTGGGCGATCTGCGGGCTCACTTGCCGTCCCTGAGGAAGGCTGCGGCCCCGGGCTCGCCGGGCACGGAGTAGGTGGCGGTGAAGGTGGCCCGGGCGATGCAGTGCGGGGCCAGGGTGAAGGCGGCCATGGCGGGGCTGGCCTCGTCATCCAGGCCCAGGGTGTCCACGTCCAGGGCGGAGACGGTGAAGACATAGCGGTGGTCGCCGTCGCCCGCGGGCGGGTAGGGGCCGAACCAGGCGTGGTGGCCAGAGTCCCCGGCCAGGTGGAAGGCGGCGCCGTCGAGCTGGAGGTCACTGGCCCCTGCACCCCGCTCCAGCGAGGTGACCGAGGGGTCCAGGTCCACGATGGTCCAGTGCCACCAGCCGGACATGGTCGGGGCGTCCGGGTCGAAACAGGACACGACGAAGGACTGCGTCTGCTCGGGGAAACCGGACCAGCTCAGAGCCGGGGAGACGTTGTCGTGGACGGCGGTGAAGACATCCGGGATCCGTCCCCCCTCAGTCAGGTCCGCAGAGGTCAGGGTGAAGGTGGGGGCCGAGGGCAGGAAACCGGTGGGGACCGGCGGGCGAGGGCGAGTGAGGTCGACTGTCATAGGTGTACCTCCAGGCAGGTTGTGGACGGAACGGTGGCCTTCCGTTAGGGCACGGCCACCACTGTAGACGCCCCTCAGCGGACCCGTCCCTGTGGATCTCCTGAGGAAAGACTCAGAAGGGTTTGTCACTGCCTTGAGCCGCTTTGTTACTGGTGCTCTCGATTGATGTCACACCGGAGCGCTATCCTGAACGCCAGCCATCGAACGTGTGTTCGATATGAAGGGAGGTGACATGAGAGCCGCGATCACGCGCGCGCCATCAGGCGCCCAGGACCGTCTCGCCCGAGCCCGCCGCGCCCTGAAGGCGGCCGAGGAGCGCGCCGGACTACACCACCCAGGGGCCCTGGAGGTGCAGCGCGCCATGTCCTCTGGGTCTTTCGCGTCTCCTGTGTCCTCTGTGCCTGTCGGTGCGCCCGCCGGATCACCGGCCGCATCCCTCACGGCGCTCCTGGCCTCACCGGACTCGGGGGTGCTCAGCCTGCAGGGATCCGCCACCCTCCTCCTGGTCGTCCTCGCCCTGCGCCAGGGGAGCTCCGGTTGGTGCGGCGTCATCGGAGGAGACGACCTGGGCTGGTGCACAGCCACCGAGGTCGGCCTCGACCTCAACCGGGTCCTGAGCGTTCCAGCGTCGACCCTCGACGACGCCTCCGCCCTGACCGTCGCCTCCACCCTGCTCGACGGCGTCGACGCCCTCCTCATCGGCGCCTCCGCCACTGAACGCCTGCGACCTCAGCACCGCAGACGCCTGCTGGCCCGGGCGCGCGAACGCGGCCGTCTCATCCTGACCCCCGCCCCCTGGGAGGGCGCCCGGGCCAGCAGGCGTCTGCGGTGCTGAGGTCGCAGGCGTTCAGTGGCGGAGGCGCCGATGAGGAGGGCGTCGACGCCGTCGAGCAGGGTGGAGGCGACGGTCAGGGCGGAGGCGTCGTCGAGGGTCGACGCTGGAACGCTCAGGACCCGGTTGAGGTCGAGGCCGACCTCGGTGGCTGTGCACCAGCCCAGGTCGTCTCCTCCGATGACGCCGCACCAACCGGAGCTCCCCTGGCGCAGGGCGAGGACGACCAGGAGGAGGGTGGCGGATCCCTGCAGGCTGAGCACCCCCGAGTCCGGTGAGGCCAGGAGCGCCGTGAGGGATGCGGCCGGTGATCCGGCGGGCGCACCGACAGGCACAGAGGACACAGGAGACGCGAAAGACCCAGAGGACATGGCGCGCTGCACCTCCAGGGCCCCTGGGTGGTGTAGTCCGGCGCGCTCCTCGGCCGCCTTCAGGGCGCGGCGGGCTCGGGCGAGACGGTCCTGGGCGCCTGATGGCGCGCGCGTGATCGCGGCTCTCATGTCACCTCCCTTCATATCGAACACACGTTCGATGGCTGGCGTTCAGGATAGCGCTCCGGTGTGACATCAATCGAGAGCACCAGTAACAAAGCGGCTCAAGGCAGTGACAAACCCTTCTGAGTCTTTCCTCAGGAGATCCACAGGGACGGGTCCGCTGAGGGGCGTCTACAGTGGTGGCCGTGCCCTAACGGAAGGCCACCNCCTCCCTCCTGGCGTCCCCCACCGTGGCCCGCCCCGGACTGGCCCTGTCCGCTGCCAGGGGCCCCGCCACCTGGGCCGGCGGAGAAGAACCGCTCGCCTCAGCCCTCGTCGAGGCCGTCGCCCAGGAGGCCGACGTCGAGTGCCAGGTCGGTATCGCCGACTCCCTGTCCGGAGCCGTCCTGGCCGCCCGTCAGGGTCTCATCGTCGAACCGGGACGGACCCCCGACTTCCTCGCCCCCTGGCCCCTGGACTCGCTCCTGGCCTGCCTGCCCCTCAGGCGCCTGCGACGTGACGCCCGCCCCCTGCTGGAGACCTTCGCCCGACTCGGACTGCGCACTCTGGCAGACCTGGCGGCCCTACCCGGAAAAGATGTCACCGCCCGCTTCGGGCCCCTGGGAGAACGGCTCCACCACCTGGCCGCCGGTACCCACCACGAGGCCCCTGCCATGACCCGGCCGGCCCAGGACATCGCCGTCACCTCCACCCTCGACCCGCCTGTGGAACGTACGGACACCGCCGCCTTCGCCGCCCGGCACCTCGCCGAGACCCTGGCGGCCCGGCTCCTGTCAGAAGGCCTCGCCGTCGGACGCCTCGCCATTGAGGCCCGCTGCGCCGACGGCGCCGAGCTGGTCCGCACCTGGATGCTGGAGACCACTCCCACCACCATGGAGCTCACCGACCGCGTACGTTGGCAGCTCGAGGGCTGGCTCTCCGGACGCTCCGGGCGCCCACCCTCCTCCGGACTGATCCACCTGAGCCTGACGGCCCTCGAGCTGAGCCCCGCAGCAGCAGCCCAGGCAGGGCTGTGGCAGGCACCCGGGCAGCAGGCCGAAGCGCGCGCCCGTCGCGCCGCGGAACGGGTGGAGTCCCTCATCGGGGCCGGCACCGTCCAGGTGCCCAGGATCGTGCCCGGACGCGACCCGCGCTCGCGGGTGCGAATGGTTCCCTGGGGAGAGGGGGAGTGCGCGGATGAGTCCGGCGGTGACGGCTCGGCCCCCTGGAGCGGCGCCCTGCCCGAGCCCTCGCCCTCCGTCGTCCTGCCCCGGCCGCTTCCCGCGCGGCTCACTGACGTCCAAGGGCGCGAGCTCGGTGTCGACATCCACGGCCAGCTCGACGGCGTCCCCGGCTTCCTGAGCATCGGTGATGGCGTGGCCAATAGTGCTGTCGATAATGCTGGCGATGGTGAGGTCGGGATGGAGTCTGTGCTCCTGTGGGCCGGGCCCTGGCCGGTCGACGAGGGCTGGTGGACCCCGCAGGGGGCCTCGCGCCGCGCCTACCTCCAGGTGGTTACCGATACTGGCCCGCCCCGCCTGCTGGTGCGTTCAGGCGGATGGTGGCTCGATGCCGTGTACTCCTGATGATGCGCCCTCAGGGTCCTGGGCCGGGCACCGTCGTCCCTGCAACCACAGCAGCGCCAGCGTGACCAGGCACAGCCAGGCCAGTCCCAGGGACCATCCGGCCAGGACGTCGGTCATCCAGTGATAGCCCAGGTAGACGCGGGAGGCACCCACCAGGAGGGTCGCTCCCGCCGCTGCCATGA from Actinomyces sp. Marseille-P3109 encodes:
- a CDS encoding GNAT family N-acetyltransferase — its product is MSTALSHAPSPVLTCGVLAGDVVRLEPLAPKHVPGLQQAAEDAATSPFATVPTPGEVENYVARSLARRDTGTYAPFAQVEVDTGRVVGHTAYLTPRWMPDGRLFAVEVGSSWLSPAVRGTAVNPAAKLLLLTQALEEWGVDRVDIKTDARNEVVRGAIEALGATFEGVLHAWQPSLAPGEEGRTRDTAMFAITPTQWPGVRTRLVKRIRKRSTSSKG
- a CDS encoding tRNA (cytidine(34)-2'-O)-methyltransferase, translating into MLHVIFFSPRIPGNTGAAIRLSANTGSMLHLVDPLFDMDDAKLRRAGLDYHELANTRVHATWQECLDQVPGRIFAFTSRTERLYTQVDWRGDDALLFGPEPTGLPQEILDHPRVSAHLRIPMVEGNRSLNLANSAAIGLYEAWRSLGFAGGA
- a CDS encoding SDR family oxidoreductase → MSPQIAQVDAAASKSGRRRRQGESAPFTPAHGFTRPGSGRHQRRPIALITGATSGIGLAVSRDLARDHNLILLARSTNDLEELALALEEESQTAVLICPVDLTDDTALARLISRIDIESLDVLVHSAGMEAPGAVDKITPTRWRAVLNLNLVAAAYLTSLLLPALREARGLTVFINSGAGVSPRSGNVLYSASKAGLKSLADTLRQEEAGKVRVTSIYPGRVDTPMQERLHAFNAARLRTEGIMATPAYRAADHMAPQSVAAAVRLAVDTPLDAVVEDLAIRPAGML
- a CDS encoding YbhB/YbcL family Raf kinase inhibitor-like protein; translation: MTVDLTRPRPPVPTGFLPSAPTFTLTSADLTEGGRIPDVFTAVHDNVSPALSWSGFPEQTQSFVVSCFDPDAPTMSGWWHWTIVDLDPSVTSLERGAGASDLQLDGAAFHLAGDSGHHAWFGPYPPAGDGDHRYVFTVSALDVDTLGLDDEASPAMAAFTLAPHCIARATFTATYSVPGEPGAAAFLRDGK
- a CDS encoding DNA polymerase Y family protein gives rise to the protein MARPGLALSAARGPATWAGGEEPLASALVEAVAQEADVECQVGIADSLSGAVLAARQGLIVEPGRTPDFLAPWPLDSLLACLPLRRLRRDARPLLETFARLGLRTLADLAALPGKDVTARFGPLGERLHHLAAGTHHEAPAMTRPAQDIAVTSTLDPPVERTDTAAFAARHLAETLAARLLSEGLAVGRLAIEARCADGAELVRTWMLETTPTTMELTDRVRWQLEGWLSGRSGRPPSSGLIHLSLTALELSPAAAAQAGLWQAPGQQAEARARRAAERVESLIGAGTVQVPRIVPGRDPRSRVRMVPWGEGECADESGGDGSAPWSGALPEPSPSVVLPRPLPARLTDVQGRELGVDIHGQLDGVPGFLSIGDGVANSAVDNAGDGEVGMESVLLWAGPWPVDEGWWTPQGASRRAYLQVVTDTGPPRLLVRSGGWWLDAVYS